In the Commensalibacter melissae genome, GGGGAGATGTAAGGCGAATTATGAAAGAGTCTATGATTTAGGGAAGATAAAAAATTAATTTTATTGTTCTTTGAGTCATTAAGGTTGAATATTGTAAATTAATAAATTGATTTTATAAAAGGAATTTAGTCATGTCGATTCAAAATTTTGAATTTTATAATCCAACACGTATCGTTTTCGGACAAAATACAATTGAAAAATTGAACAGCTTAATTCCTAAAAATGCAAAAGTACTAATTACTATAGGAGGGGGCAGTGTTCGCAAAAATGGAACCCTTGCTGAGGTACAAAAGGCATTGGATGGTCGTCATGTCGAGATTTTTGAAGGAATAGAAGCCAATCCTATTTTTGAAACTCTCATGAAAGCTGTTGAGAAAATTCGTCAGGAAAATTTTGATTTTATATTGGGCGTTGGCGGAGGATCTGTCATGGACGGGACCAAATTTATCGCCGGGGCAGTACATTGCAAGGATGATCCTTGGAAATTGGTACTTGATGGTGGAAAAGATATTCAGCAGATTGTTCCTTTCGGATTTGTTTTGACCTTACCGGCAACAGGTTCGGAAATGAACAGTAATGCTGTTATCTCACGGAAGACAACAGAAGATAAATTGCCGATTAAAAACGAGCTTTTATATCCTGTATTTTCTATTCTGGATCCAACGAAAACATTCAGTTTACCGAAAAAGCAAGTTGCAAACGGAATTATTGATGCTTTTGTCCATACTACAGAACAATATTTGACTTATCCAGTTAATGGATCCATTCAAGATCGTTTTGCTGAAGGGATTTTGTTAACTTTAATTGAAGAGGGTCCAAAGACCTATAATAATCCAGAGGATTATGAATCTCGCGCAAATTTTGTATGGGCAGCAACAATGGCCCTAAATGGCTTGATTGCCGCAGGGGTTCCGGAAGATTGGTCCACTCATATGATTGGACATGAATTGACAATTTTGTATGGTCTTGATCATGGGCAGACTTTGGCGATTGTACTCCCATCCTTATTAGAGGAAATGCGTCAAGATAAACGTGAAAAACTTCTTCAATATGGTAAGAGGGTATGGGGATTAACAGGATATAGTGATGAAAAGATTATTGATGAAGCAATCAGCAAAACAAGGGAATTTTTTGAAAGTTTTGGTGTAAAAACCTATTTACACGAATATGATATTGATAATAATGCTGCGGAAAAGGTAATTGAGCAATTAAAGAGACATCATATGACCGCATTGGGGGAAAGAAAAAATATTACACCTGATGTAAGTTATCGTATTGTGCAGGCAAGTCTTTAACAATAATTACATTTCTGCTGAAAGGGTTTGGCCATGCGATTGTTGAAAGTTGTTTCCATTTGCTGTTTTATTGCCGTTTTGGAAATGGTGGGTTTAAGAAATCTTGCTCTTGCTCAGGATAAGACAGGGAATGCAATGACGGGTGTGACACTGACGTCCAAGCAGCTAAATAACATTCAGCAGTTGGAAAATTGGATCAACAATCTGACAATAATGAAAGCCAATTTTCAGCAGATTGCCCCGAATGGTCAACGAAGCACTGGACAGGTTTGGATCAAGCGTCCAGGGCGGATCAGGTTTGAATATGATAAACCCAGTCAATTATTGTTGGTAGCGAATGAAGGAAAAATGGTTTTTCATGATGGAGCTGTTGGTCAAACAACAACCATTCCAATTGATCAAAATCCATTAGGACTGTTATTAAAGCCGGATCTTCATTTTTCCGGAGATGTCACGATTGTTAAATATGAAAAGGAAAATGGTTTAATTCAGGTCAAGGTTGTCAGGACGGCCTCTCCTTCAGAGGGAAGCTTAACGTTGATATTCAATCAAAATTATATGGTTTTAAGAGGATGGGAGGTCGTTGATGCGCAGGGTCAGGTTACCAAAGTTGACCTGTATGACCTTCATCCTAAAAAATCTGTTTCTGATGAGTTATTTAACATTCATTTTAAGGATGATGAATAAGGATTATATTTTTTGCAGTTCAAGCGCACGTTTATAAACAATTTTTTTGGGCAAGTGAAGAGCGGTGGACACAACTTGGGCAGCGTCTTTAATGGACATTGTTTTTAAGGCCTCAATAAGATTTGCATCAAGATCTATCATATCATGGTTATTTTTTTCTGAAGATGGAGGGGCCAATAATACAATCATTTCACCTTTTGGTGAGATTTGGGAAAATTGATCAAGCAAAGATTTTAAATTACCACGTTGAATTTCTTCGAATTTTTTTGTCAATTCTCTAGCTACGGCTGCCTCACGATTTTCGCCAAAAACCTCTTTCAAATCTTTTAGCATATCGACCAATCGATGAGGTGCTTCATGCCAGATATAGGTTGGGGTCAATCCTATATTTTCTACTGCCTTTAAGATAGCAAAAGAATTTTGCCGAGCTGTTGATTTTGGTGGCGGAAAACCAATAAATAAATAGGGATGTGGTGGAAGTCCTGATAAAGTTAATGCCATTAAAGCTGCATTTGCGCCTGGAATGGCCGTAATTTTAATATTTTCTTTTATGACAGCATGTGTTAGTTGATATCCTGGATCAGATACCAAAGGGGTGCCAGCATCAGAAATCAATGCAATTTTTTTACCCTGGTGAAGTAAATTTAAAACATGATGGATACGATGGGTTTCATTATGTTGATGCAGGCATTCGGTTGGGGTTGTAATACCATAGGTTGATAGAAGTTTTGCACTAACCCGTGTATCTTCACACAAAATCAAATCGCACTCCTGTAAAATCATTTTGGCACGAAAACTTAGGTCACCAAGATTGCCAATAGGTGTCGAAACCAGAAAAAATCGAGCATTATTTTCAATGCCACGATTATGTAAAAGCCTGTTTGATTGAATTGTGTTAATATTTGATTGAATATTTTGTTTTTGCATTTTAATAATAACTGATAATCAGATTTTGATTAAATCAAAGGAGAATACTATTGATAGAGCAGAAAAAACCTTTTAAACAAAATTGTTTGGAATTGAATTCTTTTATGGCAAATTTGTTAAAGGTCACTATCCCTGTATGCTTGCTGGCAGCTTGTTCTTCTAGTCATAGTGATAATAATACTCCTATTACGACACCTACTCAAAATTTGCAACAACCTTCCAAAAAACAAATTGGGCTTCTTCTTCCCTTGACGGGGAGAAATGGCGGATTGGGAAATAATATGTTAAAAGCCGCCCGGCTCGCCATTGATGAACCCTCTGCACTTGACGTTCATGATACGGCAGAAACGGGTGGGGCTTCTGCAGCAGCCCATAAAGCTATTGAGGCAGGTGATGGCATTATTCTTGGTCCCTTGACAGCTAAGGATACAACAGAGGTTGCAGCAGTGACTGGTGCGGTCAATATTCCGGTTCTTTCCTATAGCAGTAATGCTTCAATTGCATCTTCAAATGTGTGGATTTTTGGAATTACGCAAAATCAGCAAATTGAAACTTTGGTAAAAGCAGCCAAAAATGAAGGGCGAATGAAATTTGCAGCTTTTTTACCTGATAACAGTTTTGGTCGGGCAATGGCAGATGGATTAATTAAAAGCTGCTCTGATCAGGGATTGATGCAACCCACAATCGTGTATCATGCGGCTGATCTGTCTGACATCACACAAAAATTGAAATCAATGTCAAATTTTGATGAAAGAACGGAAGCGGCTAAAATAAACTCTCAAAACCAGAATTTAACTGATACCACTGCAGCGAATGGACCCAAGGAAGATGGAGATAGTTTACAAAATGAACTTATTCCTTCAAAACCTGAAAAAAAGGTCGAGACAAAAAAACTGAAACTGGATAAACCTCCGTTTGACGCCTTGCTTTTGGCTGATACAGGATTACAGTTGCAGTCTGTTATCAATGCGATGAATGAAGTGCAGGTTTCTACAAGCCAGGTCAGGATTATGGGACCTACTTTATGGTCATCTTTTGCCGGTAAATTGGGAAAATTAAAAGGGGCCTGGTATGTCGCGCCCAATCCGGTCAAACGTCAGGAATTTATCCGGCAATATATGGCAAGATATGGACAAACTCCAAAACCCCTAGCGGACTTCACCTATGATTCAGCTGCATTGGCAAACAGTTTGAGAAAACGTCCAGGTGGTTTCTCAATAGAAAATCTAACGCGACCGGATGGATTTAATGGTATTGATGGCTTTTTTGCCCTGCATCCCGATGGAACAGTAAAACGTGATTTACAGATTTTTGAAATTCAGTCCTTTGGTGGAGGAAAAATGATTTCAACTCCAAAAGATAATACATCGGGCAGTATGACACATTAGGGTTTATAGTATTCTTTTGGCCATCTTTTATGCAGCCAGAGCCATTGCTCTGGTTGTTTCCTTATCCATTCTTCAATTTTGTCATTTATGCGTTGGGTTAATATTCGAACATTTTCTATATTGTTTTCGACCAGATCCGAATAATCAATGGGTGTTTCGACAATAATGCGCAGTCTTGCAGGTCCAAGTCGTTTTACATAACCGGGAATGATGGGACAACGTAATTTCAGGGCCAGGTTTGCAACAGCGGAAGAGGTCATTGCAGGTTTTCCAAAAAAATTAACCCGAATGCCATCATTCATCTTCTGATCACTTAGAACACCAAGTCTTTTTCCTTGTAAAAGGTGTCTTAATGCTTGTTTTGCCCCTTTTGCTCCCTTTGCAAACATGGGAATTTTTTGTTGCATGGCTTGATATCGTAATTGAAGGATAAGCTCATTTACATAGGGATTGCTAGCTGCACGGAAAAAAGAAGAAAAAGGAACCCCATATTGTGCAACCCCCGGTGGCAACATTTCCCAGTTTCCAAGATGACCTGATACAAATAAAACCGGTCCTTTACGCTTTGCCTGTCCAATTAAATAATTTTCCCCAATGATTTCCCAGCCCGCACCTTGTTTGGTATTTTGTTCAAGATTAGCAAGATGTGGAAATTCTCCAACCGTTCTTCCAAGATTTTCCCATACGCCTGCTATAATTTTTTGTCTTTCCTGCAAGGAGAGATCAGGCATGACAAATTTTATATTTCTATCAGCTATTTTGGAAACGGGAAGTTTCGTGCCAATTTTTTGACAAATCCATCCACCTAGATTGGAGGCTTGTTCTGGAGAAAGTTTTTGTAAGAGGTTAATACAAATTTCAGCGATCAGATATTCACCGTAATATAAACATTGTTTCAACCAATTGGAAATAATCTGACGGGATGGTAAGGGCAAGGACATGAAGGAAATTTTTATTGAATGGATTTTACTAAAACGGAATGGATGACAGTCTAAAAGATTACATAGAAAAGATATAGAGAAATCTTGAAAAATAAATTGGTTAGAAATGAATCATATGGAATATCTTTTGTAAAGATGCAGGATCGTGCCATGTCAAACAAACCTCTAGTGGAGTGGCCAAAGGTCTGAATTGATCTGGTAACCTAACATAGTCCTTGGGTGTTGTTACCAGGGGCAATTGATAATGGCGATGAAGTGATAAAAGCTTGTTTAGGTCTTTGTTTGTGTAATGATGATGATCTGGAAATGAAATTGTTTTTGAAAGGATAAGTTGGTTATCTTTTAAGGTTTGAAAAAATTTTTCAGGTCGTCCAATGCCTGCAAAGGCGATAACAGATTGATTAGAAAACTGTCGAATGGCAGGATTCATTGTTAGATTTGCCCTGAAAACGGGTACATGGGATGAAATCGTGGGTAAAAGCCCTGTTTTATCTTTGCCAATAAAAATACAGGTTTTGACTGTTTTAAGCCCTTGTATAACAGGTTGTCGTAAAGGGCCGGCAGGCA is a window encoding:
- a CDS encoding iron-containing alcohol dehydrogenase, with translation MSIQNFEFYNPTRIVFGQNTIEKLNSLIPKNAKVLITIGGGSVRKNGTLAEVQKALDGRHVEIFEGIEANPIFETLMKAVEKIRQENFDFILGVGGGSVMDGTKFIAGAVHCKDDPWKLVLDGGKDIQQIVPFGFVLTLPATGSEMNSNAVISRKTTEDKLPIKNELLYPVFSILDPTKTFSLPKKQVANGIIDAFVHTTEQYLTYPVNGSIQDRFAEGILLTLIEEGPKTYNNPEDYESRANFVWAATMALNGLIAAGVPEDWSTHMIGHELTILYGLDHGQTLAIVLPSLLEEMRQDKREKLLQYGKRVWGLTGYSDEKIIDEAISKTREFFESFGVKTYLHEYDIDNNAAEKVIEQLKRHHMTALGERKNITPDVSYRIVQASL
- a CDS encoding LolA family protein, yielding MRLLKVVSICCFIAVLEMVGLRNLALAQDKTGNAMTGVTLTSKQLNNIQQLENWINNLTIMKANFQQIAPNGQRSTGQVWIKRPGRIRFEYDKPSQLLLVANEGKMVFHDGAVGQTTTIPIDQNPLGLLLKPDLHFSGDVTIVKYEKENGLIQVKVVRTASPSEGSLTLIFNQNYMVLRGWEVVDAQGQVTKVDLYDLHPKKSVSDELFNIHFKDDE
- the rsmI gene encoding 16S rRNA (cytidine(1402)-2'-O)-methyltransferase produces the protein MQKQNIQSNINTIQSNRLLHNRGIENNARFFLVSTPIGNLGDLSFRAKMILQECDLILCEDTRVSAKLLSTYGITTPTECLHQHNETHRIHHVLNLLHQGKKIALISDAGTPLVSDPGYQLTHAVIKENIKITAIPGANAALMALTLSGLPPHPYLFIGFPPPKSTARQNSFAILKAVENIGLTPTYIWHEAPHRLVDMLKDLKEVFGENREAAVARELTKKFEEIQRGNLKSLLDQFSQISPKGEMIVLLAPPSSEKNNHDMIDLDANLIEALKTMSIKDAAQVVSTALHLPKKIVYKRALELQKI
- a CDS encoding penicillin-binding protein activator, with product MIEQKKPFKQNCLELNSFMANLLKVTIPVCLLAACSSSHSDNNTPITTPTQNLQQPSKKQIGLLLPLTGRNGGLGNNMLKAARLAIDEPSALDVHDTAETGGASAAAHKAIEAGDGIILGPLTAKDTTEVAAVTGAVNIPVLSYSSNASIASSNVWIFGITQNQQIETLVKAAKNEGRMKFAAFLPDNSFGRAMADGLIKSCSDQGLMQPTIVYHAADLSDITQKLKSMSNFDERTEAAKINSQNQNLTDTTAANGPKEDGDSLQNELIPSKPEKKVETKKLKLDKPPFDALLLADTGLQLQSVINAMNEVQVSTSQVRIMGPTLWSSFAGKLGKLKGAWYVAPNPVKRQEFIRQYMARYGQTPKPLADFTYDSAALANSLRKRPGGFSIENLTRPDGFNGIDGFFALHPDGTVKRDLQIFEIQSFGGGKMISTPKDNTSGSMTH
- a CDS encoding lysophospholipid acyltransferase family protein, with product MSLPLPSRQIISNWLKQCLYYGEYLIAEICINLLQKLSPEQASNLGGWICQKIGTKLPVSKIADRNIKFVMPDLSLQERQKIIAGVWENLGRTVGEFPHLANLEQNTKQGAGWEIIGENYLIGQAKRKGPVLFVSGHLGNWEMLPPGVAQYGVPFSSFFRAASNPYVNELILQLRYQAMQQKIPMFAKGAKGAKQALRHLLQGKRLGVLSDQKMNDGIRVNFFGKPAMTSSAVANLALKLRCPIIPGYVKRLGPARLRIIVETPIDYSDLVENNIENVRILTQRINDKIEEWIRKQPEQWLWLHKRWPKEYYKP